The following proteins are co-located in the Citrobacter freundii ATCC 8090 = MTCC 1658 = NBRC 12681 genome:
- a CDS encoding NADPH-dependent FMN reductase gives MSETLNVVTLLGSLRKGSFNGMVARTLPKIAPAGMEVSALPSIGDIPLYDADLQQEEGFPASVEALAEQIRKADGVVIVTPEYNYSVPGGLKNAIDWLSRLPDQPLSGKPVLIQTSSMGAIGGARCQYHLRQILVFLDAMVMNKPEFMGGVIQNKVDPQTGEVIDQSTLDHLTGQLTAFGDYIQRVKA, from the coding sequence ATGTCTGAAACATTGAATGTTGTTACGTTACTGGGAAGTCTGCGCAAAGGTTCGTTTAATGGAATGGTTGCCCGTACACTGCCCAAGATTGCTCCCGCAGGAATGGAAGTGAGCGCGTTACCGTCGATTGGTGATATCCCACTGTACGATGCCGATCTCCAGCAGGAAGAAGGTTTTCCGGCCAGCGTAGAAGCACTGGCTGAGCAAATCAGAAAGGCTGACGGTGTCGTCATCGTCACACCTGAATATAACTATTCTGTTCCGGGCGGACTGAAGAACGCCATCGACTGGCTGTCTCGCCTGCCCGATCAGCCATTATCCGGCAAACCGGTGCTGATCCAGACCAGCTCCATGGGTGCCATTGGCGGCGCGCGCTGCCAGTACCATCTGCGTCAAATCCTGGTGTTCCTCGACGCCATGGTAATGAACAAGCCGGAATTTATGGGCGGGGTCATTCAAAACAAGGTGGATCCACAGACGGGTGAAGTGATTGACCAAAGCACGCTGGACCATCTGACCGGCCAGTTGACCGCATTTGGCGACTACATCCAACGCGTGAAAGCCTAA
- the pstB gene encoding phosphate ABC transporter ATP-binding protein PstB has translation MSMVDTAPGKIQVRDLNFYYGKFHALKNINLDIAKNQVTAFIGPSGCGKSTLLRTFNKMFELYPEQRAEGEILLDGDNILTNTQDIALLRAKVGMVFQKPTPFPMSIYDNIAFGVRLFEKLSRADMDERVQWALTKAALWNETKDKLHQSGYSLSGGQQQRLCIARGIAIRPEVLLLDEPCSALDPISTGRIEELITELKEDYTVVIVTHNMQQAARCSDHTAFMYLGELIEFSNTDDLFTKPAKKQTEDYITGRYG, from the coding sequence ATGAGTATGGTTGATACTGCCCCAGGTAAAATTCAGGTTCGTGATTTGAACTTCTACTATGGCAAATTCCATGCCCTGAAGAACATCAACCTGGATATTGCTAAAAACCAGGTAACGGCGTTTATCGGGCCTTCTGGCTGTGGTAAATCGACGCTGCTGCGTACGTTCAACAAAATGTTTGAACTGTACCCGGAGCAACGTGCGGAAGGTGAAATTCTGCTGGATGGCGACAATATTCTCACCAATACCCAAGATATCGCTCTGCTGCGTGCCAAAGTGGGCATGGTATTCCAGAAGCCCACGCCGTTCCCGATGTCCATCTACGACAACATCGCTTTTGGCGTACGTCTGTTTGAGAAACTCTCGCGTGCGGATATGGACGAACGCGTGCAGTGGGCATTGACCAAGGCCGCATTGTGGAATGAAACCAAAGATAAATTACACCAGAGCGGGTACTCTCTCTCGGGTGGTCAGCAGCAGCGACTGTGTATTGCGCGTGGCATCGCCATTCGCCCGGAAGTGCTTCTGCTTGATGAGCCATGTTCAGCGCTCGACCCTATTTCTACCGGGCGTATCGAAGAGCTGATCACTGAGCTGAAAGAGGATTACACCGTCGTTATCGTTACCCACAACATGCAGCAGGCTGCGCGTTGTTCCGATCACACGGCATTTATGTACCTGGGCGAGTTGATTGAGTTCAGTAACACGGACGATCTGTTCACCAAGCCCGCGAAGAAACAAACTGAAGATTACATCACCGGTCGTTACGGCTGA
- the adeP gene encoding adenine permease AdeP — protein MSQQHTTQASGQGMLERVFKLREHGTTARTEVIAGLTTFLTMVYIVFVNPQILGVAGMDTSAVFVTTCLIAAFGSILMGLFANLPVALAPAMGLNAFFAFVVVGAMGLSWQIGMGAIFWGAVGLLLLTIFRVRYWMIANIPVSLRVGITSGIGLFIGMMGLKNAGVIVANKDTLVSIGNLTSHSVLLGILGFFIIAILASRNIHAAVLISIIVTTLLGWMLGDVHYNGIVSAPPSVMSVIGHVDLAGSFNIGLAGVIFSFMLVNLFDSSGTLIGVTDKAGLADAKGKFPRMKQALYVDSVSSVTGAFIGTSSVTAYIESSSGVSVGGRTGLTAVVVGLLFLLVIFLSPLAGMVPGYAAAGALIYVGVLMTSSLSRVKWEDLTEAVPAFITAVMMPFSFSITEGIALGFISYCVMKIGTGRFRDLSPCVIVVALLFVLKIVFIDAH, from the coding sequence ATGAGTCAACAACACACAACCCAGGCTTCTGGCCAGGGGATGCTGGAACGCGTGTTCAAACTGCGCGAACATGGCACGACGGCACGGACCGAAGTGATCGCCGGTTTAACCACCTTCCTGACGATGGTGTATATCGTTTTTGTTAACCCGCAAATTCTTGGCGTGGCTGGCATGGATACCAGCGCAGTCTTTGTTACCACCTGCCTTATTGCTGCCTTTGGTAGCATCCTGATGGGGCTATTTGCTAACCTGCCGGTCGCACTTGCGCCTGCTATGGGCCTGAACGCATTTTTCGCTTTCGTGGTCGTCGGCGCGATGGGCCTGTCATGGCAGATCGGTATGGGTGCTATCTTCTGGGGCGCGGTAGGTCTGCTGCTGCTGACCATTTTCCGCGTACGTTACTGGATGATTGCCAATATCCCGGTGAGCCTGCGCGTGGGGATCACCAGCGGTATCGGTCTGTTCATCGGCATGATGGGGCTGAAAAACGCAGGTGTTATCGTCGCCAACAAAGACACGCTGGTGTCTATCGGTAACCTGACGTCCCACAGCGTACTGCTCGGTATTCTGGGCTTCTTTATCATCGCGATTCTGGCGTCACGTAATATTCATGCGGCGGTGCTGATTTCCATCATTGTAACCACGCTGCTGGGCTGGATGCTGGGCGATGTCCATTACAACGGTATCGTTTCTGCGCCGCCGAGCGTGATGTCAGTTATCGGACATGTCGATCTGGCCGGTTCGTTTAACATTGGCCTGGCGGGTGTGATTTTCTCGTTCATGCTGGTCAACCTGTTTGACTCCTCCGGTACGCTGATTGGCGTGACGGATAAAGCCGGTCTGGCGGACGCGAAGGGCAAGTTCCCACGCATGAAGCAGGCGCTGTATGTGGATAGCGTGTCGTCGGTTACCGGGGCGTTTATCGGGACTTCTTCCGTTACTGCCTATATTGAATCCTCTTCCGGGGTGTCGGTTGGTGGCCGTACTGGCCTGACTGCAGTCGTCGTTGGCCTGCTGTTCCTGCTGGTTATCTTCCTGTCGCCGCTGGCGGGAATGGTTCCGGGCTATGCAGCTGCAGGTGCGCTGATTTACGTTGGTGTCCTGATGACATCAAGCCTGTCGCGCGTGAAGTGGGAAGACCTGACTGAAGCGGTTCCGGCGTTTATTACCGCCGTGATGATGCCGTTTAGCTTCTCAATTACCGAAGGTATTGCGCTGGGCTTTATCTCTTACTGCGTGATGAAAATCGGTACTGGACGTTTCCGCGATCTCAGCCCGTGCGTCATCGTTGTCGCGCTGCTGTTTGTGCTGAAGATTGTGTTTATCGACGCGCACTAA
- the phoU gene encoding phosphate signaling complex protein PhoU, protein MDNLNLNKHISGQFNAELESIRTQVMTMGGMVEQQLSDAITAMHNQDSELAKRVIEGDKNVNMMEVAIDEACVRIIAKRQPTASDLRLVMAIIKTIAELERIGDVADKICRTALEKFSQQHQPLLVSLESLGRHTVQMLHDVLDAFARMDLDEAVRIYREDKKVDQEYEGIVRQLMTYMMEDPRTIPSVLTALFCARSIERIGDRCQNICEYIFYFVKGQDFRHVGGDELDKLLAGKDPKE, encoded by the coding sequence GTGGATAACCTTAACCTTAATAAACATATTTCCGGCCAGTTCAATGCAGAGCTGGAAAGCATCCGTACCCAGGTGATGACCATGGGCGGCATGGTCGAGCAGCAGCTTTCTGATGCAATCACGGCGATGCACAATCAGGATAGCGAGCTGGCGAAGCGCGTCATTGAAGGCGATAAGAACGTCAATATGATGGAGGTGGCGATCGACGAAGCCTGCGTGCGCATCATCGCCAAGCGTCAACCGACAGCGAGCGACCTGCGTCTGGTGATGGCGATTATCAAAACCATCGCTGAGCTGGAACGTATTGGCGACGTGGCAGATAAAATTTGCCGCACCGCGCTGGAGAAGTTCTCGCAACAACACCAGCCGCTGCTGGTAAGTCTGGAGTCGCTGGGTCGTCACACCGTGCAGATGCTGCACGACGTGTTGGATGCGTTTGCGCGTATGGATCTCGACGAAGCGGTACGTATTTATCGCGAAGATAAGAAAGTCGACCAGGAGTATGAAGGCATCGTGCGTCAGCTGATGACTTATATGATGGAAGACCCACGTACCATTCCAAGCGTGCTGACCGCGCTGTTCTGCGCACGTTCCATCGAACGTATCGGTGACCGCTGCCAGAATATCTGCGAATACATCTTCTATTTCGTGAAGGGACAAGACTTCCGTCACGTGGGCGGCGATGAGCTGGATAAGCTGCTGGCGGGCAAAGATCCTAAAGAGTGA
- the yieH gene encoding 6-phosphogluconate phosphatase has product MSQIEAVFFDCDGTLVDSEVICSRAYVSMFQAFGITLDLEEIFKRFKGVKLYEIIDIINEEHGVELAKADLEPVYRAEVARLFDTELEVIAGAHTLLDSMAVPMCVVSNGPVSKMQHSLGKLGMLHHFPDLLFSGYDIQRWKPDPALMFHAAKAMDVNVENCILVDDSSAGAQAGIAAGMEVFYFCADPHNKPIDHPKVTTFTDLTQLPELWKARGWDITR; this is encoded by the coding sequence ATGTCCCAGATAGAAGCCGTATTTTTTGACTGTGACGGTACCCTTGTCGACAGTGAAGTGATTTGTTCTCGCGCGTATGTCAGCATGTTCCAGGCGTTTGGCATTACGCTCGATCTTGAAGAAATTTTCAAACGCTTCAAGGGGGTAAAGCTGTACGAGATCATCGACATTATCAACGAAGAGCACGGTGTCGAACTGGCAAAAGCCGATTTAGAACCGGTTTACCGCGCTGAGGTCGCACGTCTGTTCGATACCGAGCTGGAAGTCATTGCTGGTGCGCACACGCTGCTGGACAGCATGGCTGTGCCAATGTGCGTGGTGTCTAACGGTCCGGTCAGCAAAATGCAGCATTCGCTGGGTAAGCTGGGCATGTTGCACCATTTTCCTGATTTACTGTTCAGCGGCTACGATATCCAACGCTGGAAGCCCGATCCGGCCCTAATGTTCCATGCAGCAAAAGCAATGGACGTTAATGTTGAGAACTGCATTCTGGTTGATGATTCCAGCGCAGGCGCGCAGGCGGGGATTGCGGCGGGGATGGAAGTGTTCTACTTCTGCGCCGATCCGCATAACAAACCGATCGATCATCCAAAAGTCACGACCTTTACCGATCTGACACAGTTGCCGGAATTGTGGAAGGCACGGGGTTGGGATATTACCCGGTAA